From a single Nicotiana tomentosiformis chromosome 2, ASM39032v3, whole genome shotgun sequence genomic region:
- the LOC138905805 gene encoding uncharacterized protein, whose amino-acid sequence MAPKKKARTGQGADATSGVAVDSIPNDVGERLRGEDIPPATTLPDSTTPTQTTPIPTPTEGATIPPPTPASGPGVSDGDLRGAIQMLAPIVDSQAQRSNVAPASSSQQGDSTSSRVNSFFQLDPPVFTGILIVQSYNVYALIDPGFTLSYVTPYVAMEFGIEPEQLHEPFFVSTPVGESMVVAMVYRDCVVTVHGWDTMDDCIELGMVDFDVILVMDWLYSCFAKLD is encoded by the exons atggcgcctaAGAAGAAAGCAAGGACTGGGCAAGGAGCTGATGCCACCTCAGGAGTGGCAGTCGATTCTATACCTAATGATGTGGGTGAGCGcctgaggggtgaggatattcccccagctactacactgcctgattctactactcctACTCAGACTACACCAATCCCTactcctactgagggtgcaactaTTCCACCTCCAACCCCAGCTTCTGGTCCCGGTGTTTCTGATGGggaccttaggggagccatacagatgttggctccgATAGTGGATTcacaggcccagagatcaaatgttgcacctgcttcttctagccagcaaggggattctactagttccagggtgaacagtttttttcagttagatcctccagtgttcacag GTATATTAATTGTCCAATCTTATAATgtatatgcccttattgatcccggtttcactttgtcatatgtcactccttatgttgctatggaatttgggatagaaccggaacaactgcATGAGCCATtctttgtatctactccggttggtgagtctatggTGGTCGCGatggtttatagggattgtgtagTGACGGTGCATGGTTGGGACACCATGGACGATTGCATTGagttggggatggttgattttgatgtaatattggtgatggactggctttattcatgttttgccaagcttgattga